In a single window of the Thiohalophilus sp. genome:
- a CDS encoding rod shape-determining protein: MFESLRGLFSNDISVDLGTANTLIYVRGQGIVLNEPSVVAIRQERGPGGPKSIAAVGTEAKRMLGRTPGNIVAVRPMKDGVIADFTITEKMLQHFIRKVHETRFFRPSPRVLICVPCGSTQVERRAIRESAAGAGARDVYLIEEPMAAAIGAGMPIADASGSMVVDIGGGTTEVAVISLSGIVYSSSVRTGGDRFDEAIINYVRRNYGSLIGESTAERIKQDIGTAYPGHEVRELEVRGRNLAEGVPRSFTLNSNEILEALQEPLSGIVSAVKTALEQTPPELASDIAERGMVLTGGGALLNDLDRLLMEETGLPVIIAEDPLTCVARGGGRALEMIDEHGGDLFTVE; this comes from the coding sequence ATGTTTGAAAGCTTACGGGGTCTTTTCTCCAACGATATTTCCGTCGATCTGGGTACCGCCAATACCCTCATTTATGTCCGTGGTCAGGGTATTGTACTCAATGAGCCTTCGGTCGTGGCGATTCGCCAGGAACGCGGACCGGGCGGACCCAAATCGATTGCCGCGGTCGGCACCGAGGCCAAGCGCATGTTGGGGCGTACCCCCGGTAATATTGTGGCTGTGCGACCGATGAAAGACGGCGTCATCGCCGACTTTACCATCACCGAGAAAATGCTCCAGCATTTCATTCGTAAAGTCCACGAAACCCGCTTTTTCCGGCCCAGCCCGCGGGTGCTGATCTGCGTCCCCTGCGGTTCCACCCAGGTGGAGCGTCGGGCGATTCGCGAATCGGCCGCCGGCGCCGGCGCGCGCGATGTCTATCTGATTGAAGAGCCGATGGCCGCGGCCATCGGTGCCGGCATGCCCATCGCCGACGCCAGCGGCTCGATGGTGGTCGACATCGGTGGCGGCACCACCGAAGTGGCCGTGATTTCCCTGAGCGGGATCGTCTATTCCTCCTCGGTGCGTACCGGCGGCGATCGTTTCGACGAGGCGATCATCAACTACGTGCGCCGCAATTACGGCAGCCTGATCGGCGAATCCACCGCCGAGCGCATCAAGCAGGACATCGGGACCGCCTACCCCGGCCACGAGGTACGCGAGCTGGAAGTCCGCGGCCGCAACCTGGCTGAAGGGGTGCCGCGCAGCTTCACCCTCAACAGCAACGAGATCCTCGAAGCTCTGCAGGAACCCCTGTCGGGTATCGTCAGTGCGGTCAAGACCGCGCTGGAACAGACGCCGCCCGAGCTGGCCTCGGATATCGCCGAACGCGGCATGGTGCTGACCGGTGGCGGCGCCCTGCTCAACGATCTGGATCGCCTGTTGATGGAAGAGACCGGTCTGCCGGTGATCATCGCCGAGGATCCGCTGACCTGCGTCGCCCGTGGCGGCGGCCGGGCGCTGGAGATGATCGACGAACACGGTGGCGATCTGTTTACTGTCGAATAA
- the gatC gene encoding Asp-tRNA(Asn)/Glu-tRNA(Gln) amidotransferase subunit GatC: MSLDKSDVEKIAHLARLGISEADIPDYADNLSSILEMVEQMNAVDTAAVTPMAHPLDAVQPLREDQVTETDQRERFQAVAPSVDDGLYLVPRVVE, encoded by the coding sequence ATGTCACTGGATAAATCTGACGTCGAAAAGATTGCGCATCTGGCCCGGCTGGGCATCAGCGAGGCCGATATTCCCGATTATGCCGACAACCTCTCCAGTATCCTGGAAATGGTCGAACAGATGAATGCGGTGGACACCGCCGCGGTGACCCCGATGGCCCACCCGCTTGACGCGGTACAGCCGTTGCGCGAGGACCAGGTCACCGAAACGGATCAGCGGGAACGCTTCCAGGCCGTGGCGCCCAGTGTCGATGACGGCCTGTATCTGGTTCCCCGGGTCGTTGAATAA
- the gatA gene encoding Asp-tRNA(Asn)/Glu-tRNA(Gln) amidotransferase subunit GatA, with amino-acid sequence MHDKTLAELARDLDSGAYSSEELTRHYLERIASHDPQLNSYITAASDTALARARAADAQRAAGEAGPLTGIPLAHKDIFCTDGIKTSCGSKMLDNFVAPYDATVVTRLNEAGMVTLGKTNMDEFAMGSSNETSFYGPVKNPWDTGTVPGGSSGGSAAAVAARLAPAATGTDTGGSIRQPAALCGITGLKPTYGRVSRYGMIAFASSLDQAGPLTRTAEDAALLLNVMAGYDPHDSTSLDRPVPDYTADLGADLTGLKIGLIKEHFDPGLDGGVADAVDAALAEYRKLGAEVVEISLPNTHLSVPAYYVVAPAECSSNLSRFDGVRFGYRCENPQDLEDLYKRSRGEAFGPEVKRRIMVGTYALSAGYYDAYYIKAQQARRLIRDDFVQAFESVDVIMGPTAPSPAFKLGEKADDPITMYLSDIYTIAANLAGLPAMSVPAEFVNGLPVGLQIIGNYFDEARLLNVAHRYQQATDWHRRTPSGFE; translated from the coding sequence ATGCACGACAAAACGCTTGCGGAACTGGCCCGGGATCTGGATAGCGGGGCATACTCCAGCGAGGAGCTGACCCGACACTATCTTGAGCGTATCGCCAGTCACGATCCGCAGCTTAACAGCTACATTACCGCCGCGAGCGACACGGCGCTGGCGCGCGCGCGGGCGGCGGACGCGCAGCGCGCCGCCGGTGAGGCAGGGCCGCTGACCGGTATCCCGCTGGCGCACAAGGATATTTTCTGCACCGACGGCATCAAGACCAGCTGCGGCTCGAAAATGCTGGACAACTTCGTCGCCCCCTATGATGCCACCGTGGTCACCCGCCTGAACGAGGCGGGAATGGTCACCCTGGGCAAGACCAACATGGACGAGTTCGCCATGGGCTCCTCCAACGAGACCAGTTTCTACGGGCCGGTCAAAAATCCCTGGGATACCGGTACCGTGCCCGGCGGCTCCTCCGGCGGATCGGCGGCGGCCGTGGCGGCCCGGCTGGCTCCCGCGGCCACTGGCACCGATACCGGCGGTTCGATTCGTCAGCCGGCGGCCCTGTGCGGGATCACCGGACTCAAACCGACCTACGGGCGGGTTTCCCGTTACGGCATGATCGCCTTCGCCTCCAGTCTGGATCAGGCCGGTCCCCTGACCCGGACCGCCGAGGATGCCGCGCTGCTGCTCAACGTCATGGCCGGTTACGACCCGCATGACTCCACCAGTCTGGACCGGCCGGTGCCGGACTATACGGCTGATCTGGGTGCGGATCTGACGGGGCTGAAAATCGGCCTGATCAAGGAGCATTTCGATCCCGGCCTGGATGGCGGCGTGGCCGATGCGGTGGATGCCGCCCTGGCCGAGTACAGAAAACTGGGCGCCGAGGTGGTGGAGATCAGCCTGCCCAACACCCACCTGTCGGTGCCGGCCTATTACGTGGTGGCCCCGGCCGAGTGCTCCTCCAACCTGTCGCGTTTTGACGGGGTGCGTTTCGGCTACCGCTGCGAGAACCCGCAGGATCTGGAGGATCTCTACAAGCGCAGCCGCGGCGAGGCCTTCGGCCCCGAGGTCAAGCGCCGCATCATGGTCGGCACCTACGCCCTGTCGGCCGGCTACTACGACGCTTATTATATAAAGGCGCAGCAGGCGCGGCGGCTGATCCGCGACGACTTCGTGCAGGCCTTCGAGTCGGTGGATGTGATCATGGGCCCCACCGCCCCATCCCCGGCCTTCAAGCTGGGCGAGAAAGCGGACGATCCGATCACCATGTACCTGTCGGACATCTACACCATCGCCGCCAACCTGGCGGGCCTGCCGGCCATGTCGGTGCCGGCCGAGTTCGTCAACGGCCTGCCGGTCGGGCTGCAGATCATCGGCAACTACTTCGACGAAGCACGCCTGCTTAACGTCGCGCATCGATACCAGCAGGCCACCGATTGGCACCGGCGAACCCCTTCGGGGTTCGAGTGA
- the gatB gene encoding Asp-tRNA(Asn)/Glu-tRNA(Gln) amidotransferase subunit GatB: protein MSWETVIGLEIHTQLATQSKIFSGAPTAYGAPPNSQACAVDLGLPGVLPVLNKEVVNMAIKFGLAIEAQIAPRSIFARKNYFYPDLPKGYQISQYELPIVEHGQVSIRLDDGSEKIIGVTRAHLEEDAGKSLHEDYHGMTGIDLNRAGTPLLEIVSEPDMRSAAEAVAYMKKIHALVRYLGISDGNMQEGSFRCDANVSVRPKGQEEFGTRSELKNINSFRFVERAINFEVERQIDLLETGGEVIQETRLYDADRDETRSMRTKEEAMDYRYFPDPDLLPVGITAEHIESIRATLPELPEAKKDRFISEYALKAEDAVILTASREMADYFETVARVSGEAKLAGNWVIGELSAYLNKEDMAIGDSPISAEMLAGVIRRISDNTISGKIAKDVFDAMWSGEGDADTIIEKKGLKQITDTGELEAIVDKVIADNPEQVEQFKAGKEKVLGFFVGQCMKATGGKGNPAQLNQMLRDKLGK, encoded by the coding sequence ATGAGTTGGGAAACGGTTATCGGGCTTGAGATTCATACCCAGCTGGCGACGCAGAGCAAGATATTTTCCGGCGCCCCGACCGCCTATGGCGCGCCGCCCAACAGCCAGGCTTGCGCGGTGGATCTCGGGCTGCCCGGCGTGTTGCCGGTGCTGAACAAGGAAGTGGTCAACATGGCCATCAAGTTCGGCCTGGCCATCGAGGCGCAGATCGCGCCGCGATCGATCTTTGCGCGCAAGAACTACTTCTATCCGGATCTGCCCAAGGGCTATCAGATCAGCCAGTATGAACTGCCCATTGTCGAACACGGCCAGGTGAGTATTCGCCTGGACGATGGCAGCGAGAAGATCATCGGCGTGACCCGCGCGCATCTGGAAGAGGACGCCGGCAAGTCGCTGCACGAGGATTACCACGGCATGACCGGGATCGATCTCAATCGCGCCGGCACGCCGCTGCTGGAGATCGTCTCCGAGCCGGACATGCGTTCGGCTGCGGAGGCGGTGGCCTATATGAAAAAGATCCACGCCCTGGTGCGCTACCTGGGCATCAGCGACGGCAACATGCAGGAAGGCTCGTTCCGCTGCGACGCCAATGTCTCCGTGCGCCCCAAAGGGCAGGAAGAATTCGGCACCCGCTCGGAACTGAAGAATATCAACTCGTTCCGTTTTGTGGAGCGGGCGATCAACTTCGAGGTGGAACGCCAGATCGATCTGCTCGAAACCGGCGGCGAGGTGATTCAGGAAACCCGCCTGTACGACGCCGATAGGGATGAGACCCGCTCCATGCGTACCAAGGAGGAAGCGATGGATTATCGTTACTTCCCCGATCCCGATCTGTTGCCGGTGGGAATCACCGCCGAACATATCGAGTCGATCCGCGCGACATTACCGGAGCTACCCGAAGCCAAAAAAGATCGCTTCATTAGTGAATACGCTCTCAAGGCGGAAGATGCGGTGATTCTGACCGCCAGTCGCGAGATGGCTGATTATTTCGAAACCGTGGCCAGAGTCTCCGGCGAAGCCAAACTGGCGGGCAACTGGGTGATCGGCGAGCTGTCCGCTTACCTGAATAAAGAGGATATGGCAATCGGTGACAGCCCGATCAGCGCCGAGATGCTGGCCGGGGTGATCAGGCGTATCAGCGACAACACCATCTCCGGCAAGATTGCCAAGGACGTGTTCGATGCCATGTGGAGCGGCGAAGGCGATGCCGACACCATTATCGAGAAAAAAGGTCTCAAGCAGATCACCGACACCGGTGAGCTGGAAGCGATCGTCGATAAAGTGATCGCCGACAATCCCGAACAGGTCGAGCAGTTCAAAGCGGGCAAGGAGAAGGTACTGGGCTTTTTCGTCGGCCAGTGTATGAAAGCCACCGGCGGCAAGGGCAACCCGGCCCAGCTCAATCAGATGCTTCGCGATAAACTCGGTAAATGA
- the hslO gene encoding Hsp33 family molecular chaperone HslO gives MSDTLQRFLFENLAIRGDLVQLDATWQAVQEKHAYPDPVLHLLGEVMTAAVLLSATLKHQSRLTMQIQGNGLIPFLVVECTHDHNLRGMAHYAEDIQPASLNELVGDGRLAITLEPADSSERYQSIVALSGNTLAEAIEDYLSRSEQLDTRIWLAVSEGRTAGLLIQKLPASQTAEEQEGWNRVEQLSATISQRELLDLGPAQIIHRLYHEEDVRVFESEPVCFRCSCNTERVIGMLRQLGIEEVRAILEEEHAVEVTCEFCNQHYRFDAVDVEQLFAGEVTYQAPDTRQ, from the coding sequence ATGAGTGATACCTTACAACGCTTTTTATTCGAGAACCTCGCGATCCGCGGCGATCTGGTGCAACTGGATGCCACCTGGCAGGCGGTTCAGGAAAAGCATGCCTATCCCGATCCGGTGCTGCATCTGCTCGGTGAGGTGATGACCGCCGCAGTGCTGTTATCGGCGACACTCAAACACCAAAGCCGTCTGACCATGCAGATCCAGGGCAACGGATTGATTCCGTTTCTGGTGGTGGAGTGCACGCACGATCACAACCTGCGCGGCATGGCCCATTACGCGGAAGATATCCAGCCGGCCAGCCTGAATGAACTGGTGGGCGACGGTCGTCTGGCCATTACCCTGGAGCCGGCCGACAGCAGCGAACGTTATCAAAGCATCGTCGCACTGAGTGGCAACACGCTCGCCGAAGCGATCGAGGATTATCTGTCCCGTTCGGAACAACTGGATACCCGGATCTGGCTGGCAGTCAGCGAGGGACGCACCGCCGGACTGTTGATTCAGAAACTGCCCGCCAGCCAAACGGCCGAGGAACAGGAAGGCTGGAACCGGGTGGAACAACTCTCGGCGACCATCAGCCAGCGGGAACTGCTCGATCTGGGGCCGGCGCAAATTATTCACCGGCTCTATCACGAGGAAGATGTGCGGGTGTTCGAATCAGAACCGGTCTGTTTTCGCTGTTCCTGTAACACGGAGCGCGTGATCGGGATGTTGCGCCAACTGGGTATCGAGGAAGTGCGCGCCATCCTCGAAGAAGAACACGCCGTCGAGGTGACCTGCGAGTTCTGCAACCAGCACTACCGGTTTGATGCGGTGGATGTGGAACAACTGTTTGCCGGGGAAGTGACTTACCAGGCGCCGGATACCCGCCAATAA
- a CDS encoding molybdopterin-synthase adenylyltransferase MoeB produces the protein MNDEQLLRYSRQIMLPQVDFAGQEKLLSSRVLILGLGGLGSPVAMYLAAAGVGQLVLVDHDNVDLSNLQRQILHRQKDIGHPKITSAAETLMELNPQLQITALDHKLSDEELREIAEHVDVVVDATDNFEIRFALNRVCVATGTPLVSGAAIRMEGQVSVFMNRPGSPCYRCLYREEGELDASCSENGVLAPVVGIIGSVQALEVIKILLNIGSTLDGKLLLLDALHMEWRTLTLKQDSECPVCGAR, from the coding sequence ATGAACGACGAACAACTGCTGCGTTACAGTCGCCAGATCATGCTGCCCCAGGTGGATTTCGCCGGGCAGGAGAAGCTGCTCTCCTCGCGGGTGCTGATTCTCGGTCTGGGAGGACTCGGTTCGCCGGTGGCGATGTATCTGGCCGCCGCCGGGGTCGGACAGCTGGTGCTGGTGGATCACGACAACGTCGATCTCTCCAATCTGCAACGCCAGATCCTGCACAGGCAGAAGGATATCGGCCATCCCAAGATCACTTCTGCCGCCGAAACCTTAATGGAACTCAATCCACAGCTGCAAATTACCGCACTGGATCACAAACTTTCCGACGAGGAGCTGCGTGAAATTGCCGAGCATGTGGATGTGGTGGTCGACGCCACCGACAACTTCGAAATTCGCTTTGCCCTCAACCGGGTCTGCGTGGCGACCGGCACCCCGCTGGTTTCCGGCGCGGCCATTCGCATGGAAGGCCAGGTCAGTGTCTTCATGAACCGGCCCGGTAGTCCCTGTTATCGCTGTTTGTATCGCGAAGAGGGCGAGCTGGATGCCTCCTGCAGTGAAAACGGCGTTCTTGCGCCGGTGGTCGGGATTATCGGCAGTGTCCAGGCGCTTGAGGTGATCAAGATTCTGCTCAACATCGGCTCGACGCTGGACGGCAAGCTGTTATTGCTCGATGCCCTGCATATGGAGTGGCGCACGCTGACCCTGAAGCAGGACAGCGAATGCCCGGTGTGCGGCGCGCGCTGA
- the prmC gene encoding peptide chain release factor N(5)-glutamine methyltransferase has protein sequence MSLTVSELLDDAYRRLQAVSDSARLDSELLLAHVLQQSRTWLHTWPEKPIHASQQQIFDALLQRRLAGEPIAHILGEQDFWSLRLRVSPATLIPRPDTERLVELALERIPAEADWTVADLGTGCGAIALALAAERPRCHIIATEQSAEALDVARANVARHRLNNVQFIHGDWLSDLPASQRFEMIVSNPPYVREADPHLSRGDVRYEPRNALAAGADGLAAIRLIISQSWSHLMPGGWLLLEHGYDQGEAVQALLREAGYREVADFIDYGGNPRVAVGQRPAA, from the coding sequence ATGTCGTTAACCGTCAGCGAACTGCTGGACGATGCCTATCGACGCCTGCAGGCGGTGTCCGACTCGGCGCGCCTGGACAGCGAGCTGTTGCTTGCCCATGTGCTGCAACAGTCCCGGACCTGGTTGCATACCTGGCCGGAGAAGCCGATCCATGCGAGTCAACAACAAATCTTTGACGCCTTGTTGCAACGCCGGCTTGCCGGTGAGCCCATCGCGCATATTCTGGGGGAACAGGATTTCTGGTCGTTGCGATTGAGGGTATCGCCGGCGACATTGATTCCGCGGCCCGATACCGAGCGCCTGGTGGAACTGGCCCTGGAACGCATTCCAGCCGAGGCCGACTGGACCGTCGCCGATCTGGGTACCGGCTGCGGGGCCATTGCGCTGGCGCTGGCAGCCGAACGCCCACGCTGCCATATCATCGCCACGGAGCAATCGGCTGAAGCACTCGATGTGGCGCGGGCCAATGTCGCACGTCACCGGCTGAACAATGTGCAGTTTATCCACGGTGACTGGCTGAGCGATCTACCGGCATCGCAACGCTTCGAGATGATCGTCTCCAACCCGCCCTATGTCCGCGAAGCCGATCCGCACCTGTCCCGGGGCGATGTCCGCTATGAACCGCGCAATGCCCTGGCCGCTGGCGCCGACGGGCTGGCAGCGATCCGCCTGATTATCAGTCAGTCGTGGTCCCACCTGATGCCTGGTGGCTGGCTGTTGCTCGAACACGGTTATGATCAGGGTGAAGCGGTTCAGGCCCTGTTACGGGAAGCCGGCTATCGTGAAGTGGCTGATTTTATTGACTACGGCGGGAACCCCCGGGTCGCCGTCGGCCAGCGCCCTGCGGCGTAA
- a CDS encoding sodium:proton antiporter, whose protein sequence is MHEHILIALAGIGLIGIASQWLSWWLKLPAILFLLLGGIIAGPVTGWLDPNTLFGDLLFPFVSLAVAVILFEGSLTLKFEQIRGLQQVVINLVSVGVLATWAVTAIATYLLLDIGWELALLFGAITVVTGPTVIIPMLRTVRPNSRLTHILRWEGIVIDPIGALLAVLVFNFIITGQGSDALGSTLLGFGTILLVGIAMGAVPGYLLGLLLRHHLLPEYLHNITTLTLVFAVFVISNSLYHESGLLAVTVMGLWLANMKGVHIHDILSFKESLSLLFISGLFIILAARLDLSALIELGWPALFVLLAIQFIARPLKVLVSTFRSSLNWRERTLLAWIAPRGIVAAAVSALFALRLQQEGMSEAALLVPLTFMVIIGTVVLQSATSRLFATWLGVAEPEPRGFLIIGANPVARTIGQALQEQEFNVLLTDTNWENIRAARMAGLPTYYGNPISAHADQCLDLVGIGRMLALSPMADVNVLAGLRFRREFGSGAIYTLQTAQEKDAPDKLIAAEEHRGYRLFGEDITFTKLSSLISQGAEIHDTRLSDDFSFEDFQHKYGKRATPLFAIDPRGRIQVFVVDGKLAPQADWTILSLIEPSEEEKAKAQEEKEK, encoded by the coding sequence ATGCACGAACATATTCTCATTGCCCTGGCCGGTATCGGCCTGATCGGTATTGCCAGTCAGTGGTTGTCGTGGTGGCTGAAACTGCCGGCGATCCTGTTTTTGTTACTGGGCGGTATCATCGCCGGTCCGGTCACCGGCTGGCTCGATCCCAATACGCTGTTCGGCGATCTGCTGTTTCCGTTCGTCTCCCTGGCCGTCGCGGTCATCCTGTTCGAAGGCAGTCTGACCCTCAAGTTCGAACAAATCCGCGGCTTGCAACAGGTCGTGATCAACCTGGTCTCGGTGGGAGTGCTGGCCACCTGGGCCGTCACCGCTATCGCCACGTATCTGTTGCTCGATATTGGCTGGGAACTGGCGCTGCTGTTCGGTGCCATCACGGTGGTCACCGGGCCAACCGTCATCATCCCCATGCTGCGCACCGTACGCCCCAACAGCCGCCTGACCCATATTCTGCGCTGGGAAGGGATTGTCATCGATCCGATCGGTGCCCTGCTGGCGGTGCTGGTGTTCAACTTTATTATTACCGGCCAGGGCAGCGATGCGCTGGGCTCCACCCTGCTCGGTTTCGGCACGATACTGCTGGTGGGCATCGCAATGGGGGCCGTGCCCGGCTATCTGCTGGGTCTGCTGTTGCGCCATCATCTGTTGCCCGAATACCTGCACAACATCACTACCTTGACACTGGTGTTCGCGGTTTTCGTGATTTCCAATTCGCTGTATCACGAATCCGGTCTGCTGGCGGTCACTGTCATGGGCTTGTGGCTGGCCAATATGAAGGGCGTGCATATCCATGACATTCTGTCGTTCAAGGAAAGTCTCAGCCTGCTGTTTATCTCCGGCCTGTTTATTATTCTGGCGGCGCGGCTGGATCTGAGTGCGCTGATCGAACTGGGCTGGCCGGCCCTGTTCGTCCTGCTGGCCATCCAGTTCATCGCCCGGCCATTGAAAGTCCTGGTTTCCACCTTTCGCTCCTCACTGAACTGGCGCGAGCGAACGTTGCTGGCCTGGATCGCCCCGCGCGGTATCGTCGCCGCGGCGGTCTCGGCCCTGTTTGCCCTGCGCCTGCAACAGGAAGGCATGAGTGAGGCGGCATTACTGGTGCCGTTGACCTTCATGGTCATCATCGGCACCGTGGTATTACAAAGCGCCACCTCGCGACTGTTTGCCACCTGGCTGGGTGTCGCCGAGCCGGAGCCGCGCGGGTTTCTGATCATCGGTGCCAATCCGGTGGCCCGCACCATCGGCCAGGCCCTGCAGGAGCAGGAGTTCAATGTGCTGTTGACCGATACCAACTGGGAGAATATTCGTGCGGCGCGCATGGCCGGCCTGCCCACCTATTACGGCAACCCGATTTCCGCGCATGCTGATCAATGCCTGGATCTGGTCGGCATCGGTCGCATGCTCGCCCTTTCCCCGATGGCCGATGTGAACGTACTGGCCGGACTGCGCTTTCGCCGTGAATTCGGCTCCGGTGCGATCTATACCCTGCAGACCGCGCAGGAAAAAGATGCCCCCGACAAGCTCATCGCCGCCGAAGAACACCGTGGTTACCGGCTGTTTGGCGAGGATATTACCTTTACCAAACTCTCCAGCCTGATCAGTCAGGGTGCCGAGATCCACGACACCCGGCTGAGTGACGATTTCAGTTTCGAGGATTTTCAACACAAGTACGGTAAACGGGCCACGCCGTTATTTGCCATCGACCCGCGCGGCCGGATACAGGTGTTTGTCGTGGATGGCAAACTGGCTCCCCAGGCGGACTGGACGATCCTCAGCCTGATCGAACCGAGCGAGGAAGAAAAAGCCAAAGCACAGGAAGAGAAAGAAAAGTAG
- a CDS encoding haloacid dehalogenase type II — MATPVIAFDIYGTLIDPHGVVVELEQLIGERAREFSRRWRDKQLEYTFRRGLMRQYVDFSICTRQALDYCDTVLGTHLSEADKQRLLQRYASLPAFADVDSGLSALQQAGVRMVAFSNGTAAGVNGLLEQAGIRDRFSDIISVDEIGSYKPDPAVYQHCLARTGAAAASCWLVSANPFDILGAAAVGMPTAWVRRDPGVAFDPWEARPTASIEQLTDLISVVQNHG; from the coding sequence ATGGCAACCCCGGTCATCGCATTCGATATCTACGGCACCCTGATCGACCCCCACGGGGTGGTGGTTGAACTGGAGCAGTTGATTGGCGAACGGGCGCGGGAATTTTCCCGGCGCTGGCGCGACAAGCAACTGGAATACACCTTTCGCCGGGGACTGATGCGCCAGTACGTGGATTTTTCGATCTGCACCCGTCAGGCGCTGGATTACTGCGACACGGTACTGGGCACCCATCTGAGTGAGGCGGACAAGCAGCGGCTGTTGCAACGTTACGCCAGCCTGCCCGCCTTTGCCGATGTGGACTCGGGACTGTCCGCCCTGCAACAGGCCGGCGTGCGCATGGTGGCCTTCTCCAACGGCACGGCAGCGGGAGTCAACGGCCTGCTGGAACAGGCCGGCATCCGGGATCGATTCAGCGACATCATCAGTGTCGATGAGATCGGCAGCTACAAACCGGATCCGGCAGTGTATCAACACTGCCTGGCCCGAACCGGCGCGGCGGCGGCATCCTGCTGGCTGGTTTCGGCCAATCCCTTCGATATTCTCGGTGCCGCGGCGGTCGGAATGCCGACCGCCTGGGTGCGGCGCGATCCGGGCGTGGCGTTCGATCCGTGGGAGGCCCGGCCCACGGCCAGCATTGAACAACTCACCGATCTGATCAGCGTGGTACAGAACCATGGATGA